A single region of the Lentimicrobiaceae bacterium genome encodes:
- the folK gene encoding 2-amino-4-hydroxy-6-hydroxymethyldihydropteridine diphosphokinase, with the protein MEAVYLLLGGNLGDRVLNIEKAKQLIEERAGLIIRESALYETEPWGTTESPFFLNCTILIKTLLEPDDLLNVLLQIEMELGRIRTGKINGSRTMDIDILLYGQRVLDSEYLQIPHPRMHLRKFVLIPLNSIASDFVHPVSGRSIGQLLGSCSDDLLVNEYEPVLL; encoded by the coding sequence ATGGAGGCAGTTTACTTGCTCCTGGGTGGTAATCTGGGTGATAGGGTGTTAAATATTGAAAAAGCCAAACAGCTTATCGAAGAGCGGGCTGGTTTAATCATCAGAGAGTCGGCATTGTATGAAACTGAGCCGTGGGGCACAACTGAATCGCCTTTTTTTCTTAATTGTACAATCCTTATCAAAACATTGCTGGAACCGGATGATTTGTTAAATGTCCTTTTGCAAATTGAAATGGAGCTTGGGCGGATTCGTACGGGGAAAATTAATGGTTCCAGAACAATGGATATTGATATTTTGCTTTACGGTCAACGGGTTCTTGATTCTGAATACCTTCAAATACCGCATCCGCGTATGCATTTGCGCAAGTTTGTGCTTATCCCCTTGAATTCCATAGCTTCTGATTTTGTGCATCCTGTCAGTGGAAGAAGTATTGGTCAATTGCTTGGTAGTTGTTCCGACGATTTGTTGGTGAATGAATATGAACCGGTGTTGCTGTAA